A stretch of the Salarias fasciatus chromosome 3, fSalaFa1.1, whole genome shotgun sequence genome encodes the following:
- the LOC115386162 gene encoding GTPase IMAP family member 7-like: MAYFKSKRIVLLGKTGYGKSSLANIILGENLFTAHHSSVSGTATCQAETRDVSDRKITLVDTPGLFDTERSEEDLKPEIMKCITECAPGIHAFLIVLKVERFSEQEQAVISRIYEYFSEDALKYAVVVFTFGDQLDEGMKIEEFVKHNQKLRDLVNRCGSRCHVFDNKYWNDNMLQNDYRSNRFQREELLKTIDKLTVERNGQCYTNDMLQAVEREIQREEEQIRQSSPEDLPPEEIRNQAKRQVAYRFLIDLAGITTGALLGALFSVVALVPVVATALWNRKYMVAVDTD, encoded by the exons ATGGCATACTTCA AGTCAAAGCGGAtcgtcctgctgggaaaaactgGCTATGGGAAAAGCAGCCTTGCTAACATCATACTTGGAGAGAACTTGTTCACAGCACATCATTCTTCTGTTTCTGGAACTGCCACATGTCAAGCTGAAACCAGAGATGTCAGTGACAGAAAGATCACTTTGGTCGACACGCCTGGTTTGTTTGATACAGAAAGGTCAGAGGAGGATTTGAAGCCTGAGATCATGAAGTGCATTACAGAGTGTGCTCCTGGAATTCACGCCTTTCTCATTGTGCTGAAAGTTGAGAGATTCTCAGAGCAGGAGCAAGCCGTCATCAGCAGAATATATGAGTATTTCTCTGAAGACGCTCTGAAATACGCCGTGGTCGTCTTCACTTTTGGCGACCAGCtagatgaagggatgaaaatCGAGGAGTTTGTCAAACACAATCAAAAGCTGAGAGACCTGGTGAACAGGTGCGGCAGCCGGTGCCATGTTTTCGACAACAAATACTGGAACGACAACATGCTGCAGAACGACTACAGGAGCAACCGCTTCCAGAGGGAAGAGTTACTGAAGACCATCGACAAGCTAACGGTGGAAAGAAACGGCCAATGCTACACCAACGACATGCTGCaagctgtggagagagaaatccagagagaggaggagcaaatCAGGCAGTCATCTCCAGAAGACCTGCCACCAGAGGAGATCAGAAACCAGGCCAAACGCCAAGTGGCATACAGATTTCTGATCGACCTGGCAGGGATCACAACGGGGGCCTTGTTGGGAGCTTTGTTTAGCGTAGTGGCTCTGGTTCCAGTAGTTGCAACGGCT CTCTGGAACCGGAAGTACATGGttgccgtggacacggactaa